Proteins encoded by one window of Corynebacterium amycolatum:
- a CDS encoding amino acid ABC transporter ATP-binding/permease protein, with the protein MNNIIWLLRFSAQARGALSASILARVVGHILGALMLAVPAWAIATIALLKWDATGSSQSKGMTWTWAVIGVIAGLALLKAILRYVEQYLGHLAAFQLLGELRLWIVERLIPQAPAITDGLGTARIHTIAIRDVDRVEVFFAHTIAPAVTAVLIPLLAVVTASLTAGALPTIVLALTFAVGFVIALAGAKKTTAEASATNSTRTEVAQYIADTLRLREEILIYGAAEQRLRGLRELDEQLTQKMRAGGKRAGLRSGATGLRIWGGSIAVFCAGIPALSADHRMLPAVLVATSLVAGTAASMDSIERLASSLPAGLNAVTRIRELAAQPPTVEEPRQPEQLEMPNQFEPRHAQGARANSADPVPALELSDVSYHYPGADNRALTKINLRIATGQFIGVVGPTGSGKSTLSRLIQRHVDPDAGEVIINGHNARDLGSTNVCRAVVVADQNPFLMEATVAENLCLGAPDGCEVPESLMHWALELAAINPAELPLDRPIGRRAQRLSGGQRQRLALARTYLRAVLADGSVPNGPGANLAGKIVIFDEATSHQDPLTQARIVDNARACGATCIFIAHRLQTLTEADDILVIENGQLIECGTYDNLLRADGAFARLARAEV; encoded by the coding sequence ATGAACAACATCATCTGGTTGCTGCGCTTTTCCGCACAGGCTCGCGGGGCGCTCAGCGCATCTATCCTCGCACGCGTGGTTGGGCACATACTGGGTGCATTAATGCTGGCCGTGCCTGCCTGGGCAATTGCCACAATTGCGCTGTTGAAGTGGGACGCAACCGGCTCGTCGCAAAGCAAGGGCATGACGTGGACCTGGGCGGTCATTGGCGTGATTGCGGGGCTGGCGCTGCTGAAAGCGATTCTGCGGTATGTCGAGCAGTACCTCGGACATTTGGCGGCATTTCAGCTGCTCGGCGAGCTGCGACTGTGGATCGTCGAGCGCCTTATCCCGCAGGCGCCCGCGATAACCGATGGGCTGGGTACTGCCAGGATCCACACGATTGCGATTCGTGATGTTGACCGTGTGGAAGTCTTCTTTGCGCACACAATTGCGCCTGCGGTGACGGCCGTATTAATTCCTCTGCTGGCAGTCGTGACAGCGTCATTGACTGCCGGAGCACTGCCTACGATTGTTCTGGCACTGACCTTTGCGGTTGGCTTTGTGATTGCGCTCGCAGGCGCTAAGAAGACGACGGCGGAGGCCTCCGCAACGAACTCCACACGCACGGAAGTTGCGCAGTATATCGCCGATACACTGCGACTTCGGGAGGAAATCCTCATCTACGGCGCAGCCGAGCAGCGGCTGCGGGGACTGCGCGAGCTCGACGAGCAGCTCACCCAGAAGATGCGTGCAGGCGGCAAGCGGGCTGGACTGCGCTCTGGTGCGACTGGGCTTCGGATTTGGGGCGGCAGCATCGCTGTCTTTTGTGCTGGTATCCCGGCGCTTTCAGCCGATCACCGCATGCTGCCCGCAGTTTTGGTGGCGACGTCCCTGGTGGCGGGAACAGCTGCATCGATGGATTCGATCGAGCGCCTGGCATCTTCTCTGCCAGCAGGGCTCAATGCAGTCACTCGGATTAGGGAGCTGGCCGCGCAGCCACCGACTGTGGAAGAACCGCGGCAGCCGGAGCAGCTGGAGATGCCGAATCAGTTTGAACCGCGACATGCGCAGGGCGCCCGGGCCAACTCCGCCGACCCTGTCCCTGCCCTCGAACTGAGCGATGTCAGCTATCACTACCCTGGCGCCGATAACCGTGCGCTGACCAAGATCAATCTGCGCATTGCCACAGGCCAGTTCATCGGTGTGGTCGGCCCCACCGGTTCGGGCAAGTCCACGCTTTCCCGGCTAATCCAACGGCATGTCGATCCGGATGCGGGAGAGGTCATCATCAATGGTCACAATGCCCGTGACCTCGGCTCAACCAATGTCTGCCGAGCTGTTGTTGTCGCAGATCAGAATCCTTTTCTCATGGAGGCCACTGTCGCTGAGAACTTGTGTCTCGGCGCACCTGATGGCTGCGAGGTTCCCGAATCGCTGATGCACTGGGCACTCGAACTCGCTGCCATCAACCCTGCTGAGCTACCGCTGGATAGGCCCATTGGCCGCCGCGCGCAGCGGCTTAGCGGTGGTCAGCGTCAACGTCTGGCGCTGGCTCGCACCTACTTACGCGCGGTACTTGCCGACGGTTCCGTGCCCAACGGCCCCGGTGCCAACCTCGCCGGAAAGATTGTCATTTTCGACGAAGCCACCAGCCACCAGGATCCACTGACGCAGGCTCGTATCGTCGACAATGCCCGCGCATGTGGCGCGACCTGCATCTTCATTGCACACCGGCTTCAGACTCTGACCGAGGCCGATGACATCCTGGTCATCGAAAACGGCCAACTCATCGAGTGCGGCACTTATGACAACCTCTTGCGCGCCGACGGCGCCTTTGCTCGACTTGCGCGCGCAGAGGTCTAG
- a CDS encoding trimeric intracellular cation channel family protein — translation MNVAEVDPLIESMYRWSDVSGVLLMGIIGGTIARQRGYDIIGFFFIALFSALGGGMIRDVLINQGTVAAMSQPEYLILAFTGALIARFFYFKGKTWEYVQVHGDAVVSGLWAATGTVKGVTYGLPILPCIMMGVFTATGGSMIRDIVTGRVPAVFGGNQPTVIPAVACAIIVIGGHHLGFMAVSMVVGPVVSILLSLLGYWGNWRVSARSEWAPLNDTASQIAVLARRAEGKSREVGRRFEPARLRSWRHRQMEKALQRRIQAEVDRGVSRSDAEANAEEFLEEFNADFPADLEVPSAQQETEQDESDESNFGVDLSGDSYDDYGEDTALRQREYREMLDQILADDEATDLLVAKLMKKYDQRD, via the coding sequence ATGAACGTCGCAGAAGTAGATCCGCTCATCGAGTCGATGTACCGGTGGTCCGATGTCAGTGGTGTCCTGCTCATGGGCATCATCGGTGGCACCATCGCCCGGCAACGAGGCTACGACATCATCGGGTTCTTCTTTATTGCACTGTTCTCTGCACTGGGTGGCGGCATGATTCGCGATGTTCTGATTAACCAGGGCACCGTCGCCGCAATGAGTCAGCCGGAGTACCTAATCCTGGCATTCACCGGTGCACTTATCGCGCGATTTTTCTATTTCAAAGGTAAGACCTGGGAATACGTTCAGGTCCACGGTGACGCTGTGGTTTCGGGTCTTTGGGCCGCTACGGGAACGGTCAAAGGTGTCACGTATGGCTTGCCCATTCTGCCGTGCATCATGATGGGCGTTTTCACAGCCACTGGCGGTTCCATGATTCGTGACATTGTTACCGGACGGGTACCCGCTGTTTTCGGCGGCAATCAGCCCACGGTCATCCCCGCCGTGGCTTGCGCAATTATTGTCATCGGAGGCCACCATCTGGGATTTATGGCCGTGTCCATGGTCGTCGGTCCCGTCGTCAGCATTCTGCTTTCGCTGCTGGGGTACTGGGGCAATTGGCGCGTATCGGCACGCTCTGAGTGGGCACCATTGAACGACACCGCGTCGCAGATTGCGGTCCTCGCGCGTCGCGCAGAGGGCAAGAGCCGTGAGGTCGGTCGACGCTTCGAGCCCGCGCGCCTGCGCAGTTGGCGCCACCGCCAGATGGAAAAAGCGCTGCAGCGTCGCATTCAGGCTGAGGTCGATAGGGGAGTATCGCGTTCCGACGCAGAGGCCAACGCGGAGGAATTCCTGGAGGAGTTCAATGCGGACTTCCCAGCGGATCTGGAAGTTCCGTCGGCACAACAGGAGACAGAGCAAGACGAAAGCGATGAATCCAATTTCGGTGTGGACCTATCCGGCGATTCCTATGACGATTACGGGGAAGATACTGCGCTGCGGCAGCGGGAATACCGGGAGATGTTGGATCAAATTCTTGCTGACGATGAGGCGACCGATTTGCTCGTCGCAAAGCTAATGAAGAAATACGACCAGCGGGATTAG
- a CDS encoding ABC transporter substrate-binding protein translates to MFSPTSPISALKRNSKKAFALPLIAALPLAAVVACSSSEEASQQPSSSETSTNQQAQWPRTVTVGDHDVTVQSQPKRIVALSTEVADLALELVGPERVVAVTKNALDETSGNQVELARKVPNAIANSTKPDPEQILSYEPDMVLMTSRHDQEQSASKLLGASDVPTAAFSSSDFASPKALAESVTTLGKLLGAEDKAAEMVAKIESETEEILSGIDSTTKPKTLVLFARGGQKMIMGMQSATTNLVELAGGEPISPKGKRPGAVPADPETIVQLNPDVILIQDFHGQGKAPFQELLDNPALADVAAVKNDRVQLIDAKTTSGTAGMHMPDGLREIADALAK, encoded by the coding sequence GTGTTTTCACCAACTTCTCCTATCTCTGCCTTGAAGCGAAACTCTAAAAAGGCCTTCGCTCTGCCGTTGATTGCAGCGCTCCCACTCGCTGCGGTCGTCGCCTGTTCCTCTTCGGAGGAGGCGTCGCAGCAGCCGTCGTCAAGCGAAACTTCGACAAACCAGCAGGCGCAGTGGCCGCGGACTGTGACAGTCGGCGACCATGACGTTACGGTGCAGAGTCAGCCGAAGCGCATCGTTGCACTGTCGACCGAGGTTGCAGATCTGGCGCTGGAACTGGTTGGGCCAGAGCGTGTCGTCGCGGTGACGAAGAACGCGCTCGATGAGACCTCTGGTAATCAGGTTGAGCTGGCGCGTAAGGTGCCTAATGCAATTGCCAACTCCACGAAGCCGGATCCGGAGCAGATTCTGTCCTATGAGCCGGACATGGTGTTGATGACTAGCCGCCATGATCAGGAGCAGTCGGCAAGCAAGCTGCTGGGCGCCAGCGATGTTCCGACCGCTGCGTTTTCCAGCAGTGATTTCGCTTCGCCGAAGGCGCTGGCAGAATCGGTGACCACGCTCGGCAAGTTGCTGGGAGCTGAGGACAAAGCGGCCGAAATGGTTGCCAAGATTGAATCGGAAACCGAAGAGATTCTCTCGGGAATTGATTCCACAACTAAGCCAAAAACGCTGGTCCTGTTTGCCCGCGGTGGTCAGAAGATGATTATGGGAATGCAGTCGGCGACGACGAATCTCGTTGAGCTGGCCGGTGGCGAGCCGATTTCGCCAAAGGGCAAGCGCCCGGGTGCCGTTCCCGCTGATCCGGAGACAATTGTGCAGCTCAATCCGGATGTCATTTTGATTCAGGATTTCCACGGACAGGGCAAGGCTCCATTCCAGGAGTTGCTGGATAATCCGGCGCTTGCCGACGTCGCTGCGGTCAAGAATGATCGAGTGCAACTGATCGATGCGAAGACGACCTCTGGCACCGCCGGAATGCACATGCCCGATGGACTGCGTGAGATCGCTGACGCGCTGGCTAAATAG
- a CDS encoding FecCD family ABC transporter permease yields MAISIGPAGTGFSNGIVALLTPLINTLSDDLPALNHLLPEISPATQSLVWSIRLPRVLLAGLAGASLAVAGATMQAVFRNPLAEPGVTGVSSGAAVVAVILIVTGVAAKAPWVLSAGAFIGALLAVIFVQIVAGLNGGSGATLLLVGIALNAFLGAVIAATIANAPHSDDAQQAMFWLNGDLTAANWQDIALAVGPITVGTVILMMLIPELNLLLLGEEQAAATGMRTVWIRQLLLALAALVTAAGVAVTGVISFVGLVVPHLIRLAIGPDHRSLLPISMCLGAVFLILADLVARSLFSPVALQTGTVTAFLGAPALLALILRQGGRQS; encoded by the coding sequence TTGGCGATCTCCATCGGCCCCGCGGGAACCGGTTTCAGCAACGGCATCGTCGCACTGCTCACTCCGCTCATCAATACGCTTTCCGACGACCTCCCAGCTCTCAACCACCTTCTGCCAGAGATATCCCCTGCCACGCAATCACTTGTCTGGAGCATTCGACTACCGCGCGTCCTCCTTGCGGGACTGGCCGGCGCCTCGCTCGCTGTCGCAGGCGCAACCATGCAGGCAGTCTTTCGCAATCCACTGGCGGAACCCGGTGTTACCGGTGTCTCCTCCGGTGCAGCAGTGGTAGCCGTTATTCTCATCGTCACTGGCGTGGCCGCGAAAGCGCCGTGGGTTCTCTCGGCAGGCGCGTTCATAGGCGCGTTGCTGGCTGTCATATTTGTCCAGATCGTCGCCGGTCTCAATGGCGGCAGCGGAGCCACCCTGTTGCTCGTCGGTATTGCACTCAACGCATTCCTCGGCGCAGTCATCGCCGCCACCATCGCAAACGCACCACACAGTGATGACGCACAACAGGCCATGTTCTGGCTCAACGGCGATTTAACTGCTGCCAATTGGCAGGACATTGCGCTAGCAGTCGGCCCCATTACCGTCGGCACGGTTATCTTGATGATGCTCATTCCCGAACTCAACCTGCTCCTCCTCGGCGAAGAACAGGCCGCTGCCACTGGTATGCGCACAGTCTGGATCCGGCAACTGCTACTCGCCCTGGCTGCTTTAGTCACGGCAGCGGGCGTCGCTGTCACTGGCGTTATTTCCTTTGTCGGATTGGTCGTCCCGCACCTGATTCGCCTTGCCATCGGCCCCGATCACCGCAGCCTGCTGCCCATTTCTATGTGCCTCGGCGCAGTGTTTCTCATTCTCGCCGACCTCGTCGCCCGCAGTCTCTTTTCCCCAGTTGCTCTGCAAACTGGCACAGTCACCGCGTTCCTTGGCGCACCTGCGCTACTCGCGTTGATTCTTCGGCAAGGTGGTCGCCAGTCATGA
- a CDS encoding ABC transporter ATP-binding protein — translation MSQQTQNLTDHVTKPDTDSTALLRATDLSVGYRNRTVVSGVNLAIRPGEVHGIIGSNGTGKSSLLRAMAGIVTPSLGQVELLGTPLTKLRAHERATRLAYLPQHTPADAAIDVRTVVALGRYAHHRRRDRFRSSLNSTDHDIVAYALDRVGVTALADRPITALSGGQRQLVFIAKLLAQQAKVMLFDEPTAALDIGFQLEILELVGELADEGHGIGVVLHDLNLAARSCHRLSVIHNGGLEVTGSAEAVLTPPRIDAIYRISSAVDTDPHTGSVRVTALARARPAD, via the coding sequence ATGAGTCAGCAGACGCAAAATCTCACTGACCACGTCACTAAGCCAGACACCGACAGCACCGCGCTGCTGCGGGCTACCGACCTCAGTGTCGGTTACCGCAATCGGACCGTCGTAAGTGGCGTGAACCTTGCTATTCGACCTGGCGAAGTCCACGGCATCATCGGCTCCAACGGCACCGGAAAATCCTCCTTGCTCCGTGCTATGGCTGGCATTGTGACACCGAGTTTGGGGCAGGTTGAGCTCCTCGGCACGCCGCTGACGAAGCTTCGTGCCCACGAACGCGCCACTCGATTGGCGTACCTGCCACAGCACACACCGGCCGATGCTGCTATTGACGTTCGAACTGTCGTGGCACTCGGCAGGTACGCGCACCACCGTCGGCGTGACCGTTTCCGCAGCTCACTAAACTCCACGGACCACGACATCGTCGCCTACGCGCTAGACCGCGTTGGTGTCACCGCACTCGCCGACCGCCCTATCACGGCTCTGTCCGGCGGGCAGCGGCAATTGGTGTTCATCGCAAAGCTATTGGCACAACAGGCCAAGGTCATGCTTTTCGACGAACCCACTGCAGCCTTGGACATCGGGTTTCAGCTGGAAATCCTCGAGCTCGTCGGCGAGCTTGCCGACGAAGGCCACGGTATCGGAGTCGTCCTTCATGACCTCAACCTCGCTGCCCGCAGCTGCCACCGGCTCAGTGTGATTCACAACGGCGGATTGGAAGTCACTGGTTCCGCCGAAGCGGTGCTAACACCTCCCCGAATAGATGCGATTTATCGCATCTCCAGCGCTGTCGATACCGATCCGCATACCGGTTCGGTGCGAGTGACGGCGTTGGCTCGGGCTCGCCCGGCTGACTGA
- a CDS encoding HD domain-containing protein, giving the protein MENADTFASTRPSERLMRGIATASRAHDGHYRKGSGVPYISHPMAVMLIAASVTNDEDVLLAALFHDILEDVPENYSRAEMEDEFGPRVVEIVEGVTKDSSLPSWQERADAYLEQLSRGSAESIIVAAADKFHNLSQTLEDLDREGHSLWRRFRSTSSQQLWWYTNVRNVIAERLPDMPLLDDLDILIERLDSWVQAA; this is encoded by the coding sequence ATGGAAAACGCTGACACCTTTGCTTCGACACGCCCCAGTGAAAGGCTCATGCGCGGCATCGCAACTGCTTCCCGCGCGCACGATGGGCACTACCGAAAGGGATCTGGCGTTCCCTATATCAGCCATCCAATGGCGGTGATGTTGATTGCGGCGAGCGTGACTAACGACGAAGACGTGCTGTTGGCAGCCCTCTTCCACGACATTTTGGAAGACGTGCCGGAAAACTACTCACGTGCCGAGATGGAAGATGAGTTCGGACCTCGCGTGGTTGAGATTGTCGAGGGCGTCACCAAAGACTCTTCCCTGCCCTCCTGGCAGGAGCGTGCCGATGCCTACCTGGAGCAACTTTCTCGTGGCAGCGCGGAGTCAATCATCGTGGCCGCCGCGGATAAGTTCCACAATCTCAGCCAAACTCTGGAGGATTTAGACCGCGAAGGCCACTCGCTGTGGCGACGCTTTCGTTCAACTTCGAGCCAGCAGCTCTGGTGGTACACGAATGTCCGCAACGTAATCGCCGAACGACTGCCCGACATGCCTCTGTTGGACGACTTGGACATTCTAATTGAGCGCCTCGATTCCTGGGTACAAGCGGCGTAA
- a CDS encoding alpha/beta fold hydrolase, producing the protein MASTSTASRHFGHIIKEHTLEVPWDPFTGAADAATFELFAREIYAPGNEDAPAIVYLQGGPGFPAPRPVGTSGVIGEALKEFRVILLDQRGTGRSHRIDAANIADIPGARLAQLRQEYIVEDAEALRKHLGIARWSLYGQSFGGFCITSYLSRYPQSVEHAYLTGGLPVLDRGADDLYRTTYAKLRTRHERFYREYPWVENRIREICAHLEQSAETLPTGERLSSRRFRTIGIELGRGDGFHNLAYLLEEPFHIRNGEKQLRIDFLADVGSRVSFAEGPLYAAIHESIYGGVGEQPTTNWAAHRIREEIPGFEENANPAGDELFYLTGEHIFPWQFDEDPALIPFKEKAEELAQHTWENSPYDSARLLADAPTSAAAIYLDDIFVPFDYSMGTANCYRDLRPHVTNAFQHDGIRHDGAAIFARLRGLVEDH; encoded by the coding sequence ATGGCATCGACGAGTACTGCGAGCAGGCATTTTGGGCACATTATTAAGGAACACACCCTTGAGGTTCCCTGGGATCCTTTTACCGGGGCTGCGGATGCTGCGACATTTGAGCTCTTCGCAAGGGAGATCTATGCGCCAGGAAATGAGGACGCGCCGGCAATTGTCTATTTGCAGGGAGGTCCAGGCTTCCCGGCACCGCGTCCGGTGGGAACTAGCGGAGTAATTGGTGAGGCGCTGAAGGAATTCCGCGTGATTCTTTTGGATCAACGTGGCACGGGGCGCTCGCATCGAATTGATGCGGCCAATATTGCGGATATTCCGGGCGCGCGGCTTGCGCAATTGCGTCAGGAATACATTGTCGAAGATGCGGAAGCATTGCGAAAGCATTTGGGCATTGCGAGATGGTCACTGTATGGGCAGTCCTTTGGTGGTTTTTGCATTACTTCATATCTCAGCCGCTATCCGCAATCCGTGGAGCACGCTTACCTCACGGGTGGTTTGCCCGTTCTGGATCGTGGCGCTGACGACCTTTATCGCACGACATATGCGAAGCTGCGCACCCGCCACGAACGCTTTTATCGCGAATACCCGTGGGTGGAGAATCGCATTCGAGAAATCTGCGCGCACCTGGAGCAATCTGCAGAAACTCTCCCCACTGGTGAGCGTCTGAGTTCTCGCCGATTCCGAACCATCGGAATTGAATTGGGCCGCGGAGATGGATTCCATAATCTGGCGTATTTGTTGGAAGAGCCATTCCACATTCGCAATGGCGAAAAGCAATTGCGCATTGATTTCCTAGCCGATGTCGGATCCCGCGTGAGTTTCGCCGAGGGGCCGCTATACGCCGCGATTCACGAATCCATTTATGGTGGCGTCGGGGAGCAGCCCACAACTAATTGGGCAGCGCACCGCATTCGCGAGGAGATTCCAGGTTTCGAAGAAAATGCCAATCCCGCAGGTGACGAGCTGTTTTACCTCACCGGCGAGCACATTTTCCCCTGGCAATTCGACGAAGACCCTGCGCTCATTCCGTTCAAGGAAAAGGCCGAAGAATTGGCGCAGCACACCTGGGAAAACTCGCCGTATGATTCCGCGCGCTTGCTTGCCGACGCTCCGACCTCAGCAGCCGCGATTTATCTCGACGACATTTTCGTACCGTTCGATTACTCGATGGGGACAGCCAACTGCTACCGAGATCTGCGACCACATGTGACCAATGCATTCCAGCATGACGGTATTCGCCACGATGGCGCGGCAATCTTTGCGCGGCTCCGCGGGCTCGTCGAGGATCACTAG
- a CDS encoding NADP-dependent oxidoreductase gives MTSTDASSTTELPTTTQQWVLASRPTGLPTDENFRLETVDLPELNDGDILVANSVATVDPYMRGRMNDTKSYVPPFQLDQPMTGGAVGTVLASKSDKFQVRDAVRHSYGWQTNAVIADSEATPVDLNVAPAAAHLGILGLTGLTAYVGLTAVGEMKEGDVVFISGAAGAVGSAAGQFAKQMGAARVIGSAGSDEKVERLLELGFDAAFNYNDGPVAEQLAKAAPEGIDFYFDNVGGDHLEAAIGAMRTFGRVAMCGAISQYNNTGAPTGPRNLALAIGKCITLRGFVLGKYLHLADEFQERMAPQVVSGKVAYDVTTRHGIENMPAAFLELFSGGNTGKMVVEF, from the coding sequence GTGACTTCCACTGATGCATCGTCCACAACCGAACTGCCCACCACCACTCAGCAGTGGGTTCTAGCTTCCCGACCGACCGGCCTGCCGACTGACGAGAATTTCCGCCTCGAGACCGTCGATTTGCCAGAGCTTAACGACGGCGACATTTTGGTAGCCAACTCGGTCGCTACCGTCGATCCCTACATGCGTGGCCGGATGAACGACACCAAGTCGTACGTTCCTCCTTTTCAGCTTGACCAGCCAATGACTGGCGGCGCTGTGGGCACTGTCCTTGCGTCCAAGTCGGATAAGTTCCAGGTTCGCGACGCTGTCCGCCACTCTTATGGCTGGCAGACCAATGCTGTTATTGCCGATTCCGAGGCAACACCGGTTGACCTCAACGTTGCACCGGCTGCTGCCCACCTGGGCATCCTTGGTCTTACTGGACTTACTGCTTACGTTGGCCTGACTGCTGTCGGAGAGATGAAGGAAGGCGACGTCGTCTTTATCTCTGGCGCTGCTGGTGCGGTCGGCTCGGCTGCTGGTCAGTTCGCCAAGCAGATGGGCGCAGCCCGTGTCATTGGCTCCGCCGGCTCGGACGAGAAGGTTGAGCGTCTACTCGAACTCGGCTTTGATGCCGCCTTCAACTACAACGACGGCCCGGTTGCAGAACAGCTGGCAAAGGCCGCTCCAGAGGGCATTGACTTCTACTTCGACAACGTCGGTGGCGACCATCTCGAGGCAGCCATCGGCGCGATGCGCACCTTTGGCCGCGTTGCTATGTGTGGCGCAATCTCCCAGTACAACAACACTGGAGCTCCGACCGGACCACGTAACTTGGCTCTGGCGATTGGCAAGTGCATTACTCTGCGCGGCTTCGTCTTGGGCAAGTACCTGCACCTGGCAGATGAATTCCAGGAGCGAATGGCTCCGCAGGTCGTCAGCGGTAAGGTCGCCTACGATGTCACCACTCGCCACGGTATCGAGAACATGCCAGCTGCATTCCTCGAACTGTTTAGCGGAGGCAATACCGGCAAGATGGTCGTAGAGTTCTAA
- a CDS encoding ABC transporter ATP-binding protein, which yields MSLGHALDALSSLHGGMTFTSGGNWFGDWGLHESLAATIVAVILGSLCAYVTEALPPRLAGEQEKLWRSHVVGSVLKPEFSAPEQATKHAHGKGHGGGKSGHAHRSASNTGEGLLFDAATASVEQTANYRATFLAPTLASFSAPLIILVVWALWVDTKTALWLALFFISTPLIIIGAGKILRKSNATYRRKQAKATHAYLEMLEGLGTFKVLGAIDRVMTRFASQTRTAMAELTALLARNQLMIIVNDAVFGIAMSTTAIGLVLLRLQAGAISVGTALAGVFLSVLLYEPVNRVGRTFYIGLGGRTHRNGIVEMFGEPPAEASTAATAHSTDASAPQAPHAQHAPEISLRDVSVDIGEKRILSDINLTIPAGSRVGIVGPSGSGKSTLLRVLAGLQPHSGEVSLDGHALSTPELLANSLLISQQPAIFGTTVADNLRIACPDATAVDMRKALRDVHLLTEIEQRPGGLDSEVGDQGNWLSGGQRRRLAIARGLLGTAPIVLLDEPTADIDRRTEGLIKESLTRLAEGRTSIMVAHRMEALSDVDLVIVVAEGRIVAAGKPDELSTSNEYYARALTEES from the coding sequence GTGTCTCTTGGACACGCGCTCGATGCTCTCAGCAGTTTGCACGGCGGTATGACATTCACCAGTGGCGGCAATTGGTTTGGGGATTGGGGGCTTCATGAATCCCTGGCCGCTACAATTGTGGCGGTCATTCTAGGAAGCCTCTGTGCTTATGTCACCGAGGCACTACCACCACGGCTAGCTGGGGAGCAGGAAAAGCTGTGGCGCTCGCATGTGGTTGGCAGTGTGCTGAAGCCGGAGTTTTCTGCTCCTGAACAGGCCACGAAGCACGCACATGGAAAAGGGCACGGTGGCGGGAAATCCGGTCACGCACACCGAAGCGCCTCTAACACTGGCGAGGGCCTACTCTTCGATGCAGCGACCGCAAGCGTCGAACAGACCGCGAATTACCGAGCGACATTTCTCGCTCCCACGTTGGCCTCGTTTAGTGCTCCACTGATTATTTTGGTGGTCTGGGCTTTGTGGGTGGATACGAAAACCGCCTTGTGGCTGGCACTATTTTTCATTTCCACGCCGTTGATCATTATTGGGGCTGGAAAAATCCTGCGGAAATCCAATGCGACGTATCGCCGAAAGCAAGCGAAGGCCACACATGCGTATTTGGAAATGCTCGAAGGGCTGGGCACATTCAAAGTTCTTGGAGCAATTGACCGGGTCATGACGCGTTTTGCCAGCCAAACTCGCACCGCGATGGCTGAGCTCACCGCCCTGCTCGCCCGCAATCAGCTGATGATTATTGTCAACGATGCTGTTTTTGGAATTGCAATGTCGACTACAGCAATCGGCCTTGTCCTGCTGCGTTTACAGGCCGGCGCAATCAGCGTAGGCACTGCTCTCGCAGGTGTTTTTCTATCCGTTCTGCTCTACGAGCCCGTTAATCGTGTCGGTCGGACCTTCTACATCGGACTCGGTGGACGCACCCATCGAAATGGAATTGTGGAGATGTTCGGTGAACCTCCAGCTGAAGCGTCCACAGCCGCAACAGCGCATTCCACCGATGCCTCCGCGCCGCAGGCACCGCACGCACAGCACGCACCGGAGATTTCCCTCCGCGATGTCAGCGTTGACATCGGCGAAAAGCGCATTCTCTCCGATATCAACCTGACAATTCCAGCCGGCAGCAGAGTCGGCATCGTTGGCCCCAGCGGTTCCGGAAAAAGCACACTCCTGCGTGTACTCGCAGGCCTGCAGCCACATTCCGGGGAAGTCTCCCTCGACGGCCACGCTCTTTCAACCCCGGAGTTGCTCGCCAACTCGCTACTCATCTCCCAGCAACCAGCCATTTTCGGCACCACCGTCGCGGACAATCTTCGCATCGCATGCCCGGACGCAACGGCCGTCGATATGCGAAAAGCACTTCGCGACGTGCACTTACTCACCGAAATCGAACAGCGCCCTGGTGGTCTCGATTCGGAAGTCGGCGATCAGGGCAATTGGCTCTCGGGCGGGCAACGACGCCGCCTGGCCATTGCGCGTGGTCTGCTCGGTACTGCTCCGATTGTGCTTCTCGACGAGCCGACAGCGGACATCGATCGCCGGACGGAAGGTCTCATCAAGGAGTCCTTGACCCGCCTCGCTGAAGGTCGCACGAGCATCATGGTCGCTCACCGAATGGAGGCACTATCGGACGTTGACCTGGTCATTGTCGTCGCTGAAGGCCGGATTGTGGCTGCGGGCAAACCCGACGAATTGAGCACAAGCAATGAGTATTACGCACGGGCGCTGACCGAGGAGAGCTGA